One Streptomyces sp. RPA4-2 genomic window carries:
- a CDS encoding alanine--tRNA ligase-related protein gives MNTEKLVRTFVEYFEERDHRRITGSTLLPPPGDSVLFTTSGMHPLTPYLEGRPHPLGRRLVNVQRCLRTTDLEEVGDATHLTVFEMLGTWSLGDYEGSLSLDWGYGLLTDGLGVDPGLLHATVHGGGGDDRTGPDTASLQLWQDRGVPVELTVEDNWWSNGPVGPCGPDSEIFLWSGDTPPQSTPTRDDRWVEVWNHVMMRHRRLEDGSLVPLPQRNVDTGLGLERLASLLGGKSSVFECDVFDPWRRIVPVLWPLDEPSLRLVYDHLRSAIVVLGDGVRPANSERGYVLRRLLRRVLTVLWRDDPSRGLGDLPDELVSHTLDHFRQEVDPGDVRRLLLEEESRFSRLLERGRLVLARSRFRGSLNDEDYQYLHDTHGLPRELVTSLRQE, from the coding sequence ATGAACACGGAGAAACTGGTCCGCACGTTCGTCGAGTACTTCGAGGAGCGTGATCACCGCCGGATCACCGGCTCGACGCTGCTGCCACCCCCTGGCGACTCGGTGCTGTTCACCACCTCCGGCATGCATCCGCTCACCCCGTACCTGGAGGGGCGCCCCCATCCGCTGGGCCGGCGACTGGTCAATGTGCAGCGCTGTCTGCGCACCACGGATCTGGAGGAGGTCGGCGATGCCACCCATCTGACCGTCTTCGAGATGCTCGGCACCTGGTCGCTCGGCGACTACGAGGGTTCGCTGAGCCTCGACTGGGGATACGGGCTGCTCACCGATGGACTGGGTGTCGATCCGGGCTTGCTGCATGCCACCGTCCACGGCGGCGGCGGCGACGACCGGACCGGGCCAGACACCGCTTCCCTGCAGTTGTGGCAGGACCGCGGCGTTCCCGTCGAGCTCACGGTGGAGGACAACTGGTGGTCCAACGGACCGGTCGGCCCGTGCGGCCCCGACTCGGAGATCTTCCTGTGGAGCGGTGACACCCCACCCCAGTCGACACCCACACGCGACGACCGCTGGGTAGAGGTCTGGAACCACGTGATGATGCGCCATCGTCGGCTCGAGGACGGTTCCCTCGTACCGCTCCCCCAACGCAACGTCGACACTGGGCTCGGCCTGGAGCGGCTGGCCTCTCTGCTGGGGGGCAAGTCGTCAGTGTTCGAGTGTGACGTCTTCGACCCCTGGCGCCGTATCGTGCCGGTTCTGTGGCCACTTGACGAACCGTCGCTGCGCCTGGTCTACGACCACCTGCGCTCAGCCATCGTGGTACTCGGCGACGGAGTGCGCCCGGCCAACAGTGAACGGGGCTATGTGCTCCGCCGCCTGCTGCGACGCGTACTCACCGTTCTGTGGCGGGACGATCCGTCGCGCGGTCTCGGAGACCTGCCGGACGAGTTGGTCTCCCACACCCTGGACCACTTCCGCCAGGAAGTGGATCCCGGCGACGTGCGCCGACTGCTGCTCGAGGAGGAGAGCCGGTTCAGTCGGCTCCTTGAACGAGGTCGGCTGGTGCTTGCCCGATCCCGGTTCCGAGGCTCGCTGAACGATGAGGACTACCAGTACCTCCACGACACCCACGGTCTACCTCGCGAACTGGTCACAAGCCTGCGGCAAGAGTGA
- a CDS encoding SAM-dependent methyltransferase, which yields MERDVSGIDAIGRTAFAVATLRAAEHRIPEGLFTDPYAERFLRAAGDVLGPRHRAQAFVTLMRTQAVVRTRFFDDHLRAAAERGCRQVVLVASGMDSRPWRLEWPAGTTVFDVDQEPVLRFKSAVMEDHAGLDTATRRAVPADLREDWAARLRSEGFRDDLPTAWLIEGLLYSLDEQASDRLLATVSGLSSPGSTLAFDHFEVGPSLRAATDRISPGLTRLWQTGPTDPAAWLHRHGWQPDLHELADVAARFGRTPHPAYNPGPQTEGRSWLAAATLA from the coding sequence ATGGAACGGGACGTCTCCGGCATCGACGCGATCGGCCGTACCGCGTTCGCGGTCGCCACTCTGCGCGCTGCCGAACACCGCATCCCGGAGGGCCTGTTCACCGATCCGTACGCCGAGCGCTTCCTGCGGGCGGCCGGGGACGTCCTGGGTCCGCGGCATCGGGCCCAGGCCTTCGTCACGCTCATGCGGACGCAGGCCGTCGTAAGGACCCGATTCTTCGACGACCATCTCCGCGCGGCGGCCGAACGGGGATGCCGTCAGGTCGTCCTGGTGGCGTCCGGCATGGACAGCCGCCCCTGGCGGCTGGAATGGCCCGCGGGCACCACCGTCTTCGACGTCGACCAGGAACCGGTGCTGCGGTTCAAGAGCGCGGTGATGGAGGACCACGCCGGGCTGGACACAGCCACCCGCCGCGCAGTACCCGCCGATCTGCGCGAGGACTGGGCCGCCCGCTTACGCTCCGAGGGGTTTCGCGACGACCTGCCCACGGCCTGGCTCATCGAGGGCCTCCTGTACTCGCTCGACGAGCAGGCCTCCGACCGACTGCTGGCCACCGTGAGCGGGCTGAGCTCGCCAGGCAGCACCCTCGCCTTCGACCACTTCGAGGTCGGACCGTCCCTGCGCGCCGCCACCGACCGCATCAGCCCCGGCCTGACCCGGTTGTGGCAGACCGGCCCCACCGATCCCGCGGCCTGGCTGCACCGCCACGGATGGCAGCCCGACCTGCACGAACTCGCCGATGTGGCCGCCCGCTTCGGTCGCACACCCCATCCCGCCTACAACCCCGGCCCGCAGACCGAGGGCCGCTCCTGGCTGGCCGCGGCAACGCTCGCGTGA
- a CDS encoding MarR family winged helix-turn-helix transcriptional regulator, with protein sequence MTVDTPSEKTSARATDRPGDASPFALGLLLRRAHRRAASVMTEALRPLGIELRHFGVLIVLADRGPTVQRDLVQAAGSDKAGIMRVVDDLEGKGLAVRKAVPGDRRVRVVEITQKGLELFDQAHAAAEPLAERLVTHLGAGEAEQLKDLLNRFTHPDDGEE encoded by the coding sequence ATGACCGTCGACACCCCGTCCGAGAAGACGTCCGCGCGAGCCACGGACCGCCCCGGGGACGCCTCGCCGTTCGCACTCGGGCTGCTGCTGCGCCGGGCGCACCGGCGGGCGGCCTCGGTGATGACGGAGGCGCTGCGGCCGCTCGGGATCGAGCTGCGGCACTTCGGGGTGCTGATCGTGCTGGCCGACCGCGGCCCGACCGTGCAGCGGGATCTGGTCCAGGCGGCGGGGTCGGACAAGGCGGGGATCATGCGCGTCGTGGACGACCTGGAGGGCAAGGGGCTGGCCGTGCGCAAGGCGGTCCCAGGGGACCGTCGGGTACGGGTGGTGGAGATCACGCAGAAGGGCCTGGAGCTCTTCGACCAGGCCCATGCCGCGGCCGAGCCGCTGGCCGAGCGCCTGGTCACGCATCTGGGGGCAGGCGAGGCCGAGCAGCTGAAGGACCTGCTCAACCGGTTCACCCACCCGGACGACGGCGAGGAGTGA